A single region of the Saprospiraceae bacterium genome encodes:
- a CDS encoding PepSY-associated TM helix domain-containing protein — translation MKLTARNIHRDFAYFYVGLIISFSFSGIFLNHRQVWHPMRYKYASTEITLDKPVLADQVNDAYLKEFSKNFNIDDPIRRYAVDGNTLRITYADHDAEVDLASGKGKIGEYRQTPMLGQMTELHVTTNKWWIYYSDIFGMAMLTIAITGMFLSKGSMSFKSRGWKLALVGILFPLFFLFLLS, via the coding sequence GCAAGAAACATTCACCGGGATTTTGCCTATTTTTATGTAGGCTTAATTATCTCTTTTTCTTTTTCCGGTATCTTTTTAAACCACCGTCAGGTATGGCATCCAATGCGATATAAATATGCCTCCACAGAAATAACGTTGGACAAGCCTGTACTAGCCGATCAAGTGAATGATGCCTATCTAAAAGAATTTTCGAAAAATTTCAATATTGACGACCCGATTAGACGATATGCCGTAGATGGAAATACATTACGGATTACCTATGCTGACCACGACGCTGAAGTTGATTTGGCTTCCGGAAAAGGCAAAATCGGGGAATACCGGCAAACACCAATGTTGGGACAAATGACGGAATTACATGTGACAACCAATAAATGGTGGATTTATTATTCCGATATCTTCGGAATGGCTATGCTCACCATTGCTATCACAGGTATGTTTCTGAGTAAAGGTAGTATGAGTTTCAAATCACGGGGATGGAAATTGGCACTGGTGGGGATTCTTTTCCCATTGTTTTTTCTGTTTTTACTTTCCTAA